One genomic region from Cellulomonas fengjieae encodes:
- the rpsL gene encoding 30S ribosomal protein S12, producing the protein MPTIQQLVRKGRQAKTNKSKTPALKGSPQRRGVCTRVYTTTPKKPNSALRKVARVRLSSQVEVTAYIPGVGHNLQEHSIVLVRGGRVKDLPGVRYKIVRGALDTQGVKNRKQARSRYGAKKVG; encoded by the coding sequence GTGCCTACGATCCAGCAGCTGGTCCGCAAGGGCCGGCAGGCGAAGACGAACAAGTCGAAGACGCCTGCCCTGAAGGGCTCCCCCCAGCGACGCGGTGTGTGCACCCGCGTCTACACCACGACCCCGAAGAAGCCGAACTCCGCGCTCCGCAAGGTCGCGCGCGTCCGTCTCTCGAGCCAGGTCGAGGTCACCGCGTACATCCCCGGTGTCGGTCACAACCTGCAGGAGCACTCGATCGTGCTCGTGCGCGGTGGCCGCGTGAAGGACCTCCCGGGTGTCCGCTACAAGATCGTCCGAGGCGCCCTCGACACGCAGGGCGTCAAGAACCGTAAGCAGGCGCGCAGCCGCTACGGCGCGAAGAAGGTGGGCTGA
- the fusA gene encoding elongation factor G, with the protein MALDVLTDLTKVRNIGIMAHIDAGKTTTTERILFYTGVNYKIGETHDGASTMDWMEQEQERGITITSAATTCYWHDNQINIIDTPGHVDFTVEVERSLRVLDGAVAVFDGKEGVEPQSETVWRQADKYDVPRICFVNKMDKLGADFYFTVDTIVNRLKAKPLVIQLPIGAENDFIGVVDLVTMRALVWRGETALGEKYEVEDIPADLVEKADQYRAALLEAVAETDDELLEKFLGGEELTEAEIKRGIRKLTITSAAYPVLCGSAFKNKGVQPMLDAVIDYLPTPLDVPAVEGHDMKDPELVVERHPDATEPFSALAFKVASHPFFGKLTYVRVYSGKVAQGAQVLNSTKNKKERIGKLFQMHSNKENPVDDATAGHIYAFIGLKDVTTGDTLSDPAHPVVLESMTFPEPVIDVAIEPKTKGDQEKLSVAIQKLAEEDPTFRVKHDEETGQTVIGGMGELHLDILVDRMRREFKVEANVGKPQVAYRETIRRTVEKIDYVHKKQTGGSGQYAKVQMTFEPLDPAEGELYEFSNKVSGGRIPREYIPSVDAGIQSAMQLGVLAGFPLVGVKAILLDGAAHDVDSSEMAFKIAGSMILKEAVRKADPVLLEPVMAVEVRTPEEYMGEVIGDINSRRGMILAMEDATGVKVIRATVPLSEMFGYVGDLRSKTQGRAVYSMQFDSYAEVPRNVADEIIKKTRGE; encoded by the coding sequence GTGGCACTGGATGTGCTGACGGACCTCACGAAGGTCCGCAACATCGGCATCATGGCGCATATCGATGCCGGCAAGACGACGACCACCGAGCGGATCCTGTTCTACACCGGGGTCAACTACAAGATCGGTGAGACCCACGACGGTGCGTCGACGATGGACTGGATGGAGCAGGAGCAGGAGCGCGGCATCACGATCACGTCCGCCGCGACGACCTGCTACTGGCACGACAACCAGATCAACATCATCGACACCCCGGGCCACGTCGACTTCACGGTCGAGGTCGAGCGCTCGCTGCGCGTCCTCGACGGTGCCGTTGCCGTCTTCGACGGCAAGGAGGGCGTGGAGCCGCAGTCGGAGACCGTGTGGCGTCAGGCCGACAAGTACGACGTCCCGCGCATCTGCTTCGTCAACAAGATGGACAAGCTGGGTGCCGACTTCTACTTCACGGTCGACACCATCGTGAACCGTCTCAAGGCCAAGCCGCTGGTCATCCAGCTGCCGATCGGCGCCGAGAACGACTTCATCGGCGTCGTCGACCTGGTCACCATGCGTGCCCTCGTCTGGCGCGGCGAGACCGCCCTGGGCGAGAAGTACGAGGTCGAGGACATCCCCGCGGACCTGGTCGAGAAGGCTGACCAGTACCGCGCGGCGCTGCTCGAGGCCGTCGCCGAGACGGACGACGAGCTGCTCGAGAAGTTCCTCGGTGGCGAGGAGCTGACGGAGGCCGAGATCAAGCGCGGCATCCGCAAGCTCACCATCACCAGCGCGGCGTACCCGGTCCTGTGCGGCTCGGCGTTCAAGAACAAGGGCGTGCAGCCCATGCTCGACGCCGTCATCGACTACCTGCCGACGCCTCTGGACGTCCCGGCAGTCGAGGGCCACGACATGAAGGACCCCGAGCTCGTCGTCGAGCGTCACCCCGACGCGACGGAGCCGTTCTCGGCCCTCGCGTTCAAGGTCGCCTCGCACCCGTTCTTCGGCAAGCTCACCTACGTCCGGGTGTACTCGGGCAAGGTGGCGCAGGGCGCCCAGGTGCTCAACTCGACCAAGAACAAGAAGGAGCGCATCGGGAAGCTCTTCCAGATGCACTCCAACAAGGAGAACCCGGTCGACGACGCCACGGCGGGTCACATCTACGCGTTCATCGGTCTCAAGGACGTCACCACCGGTGACACCCTGAGCGACCCGGCGCACCCCGTCGTGCTCGAGTCGATGACGTTCCCGGAGCCGGTGATCGACGTCGCCATCGAGCCGAAGACGAAGGGTGACCAGGAGAAGCTCTCCGTGGCCATCCAGAAGCTGGCCGAGGAGGACCCGACCTTCCGCGTCAAGCACGACGAGGAGACCGGCCAGACCGTCATCGGCGGCATGGGCGAGCTCCACCTCGACATCCTCGTGGACCGCATGCGTCGCGAGTTCAAGGTCGAGGCCAACGTCGGCAAGCCGCAGGTCGCGTACCGCGAGACGATCCGTCGCACGGTCGAGAAGATCGACTACGTGCACAAGAAGCAGACCGGTGGCTCGGGCCAGTACGCGAAGGTCCAGATGACCTTCGAGCCGCTGGACCCCGCCGAGGGCGAGCTGTACGAGTTCTCGAACAAGGTCTCCGGTGGCCGCATCCCGCGCGAGTACATCCCGTCGGTCGACGCCGGCATCCAGAGCGCGATGCAGCTCGGCGTCCTCGCGGGCTTCCCGCTCGTGGGCGTCAAGGCGATCCTGCTCGACGGTGCCGCGCACGACGTCGACTCCTCGGAGATGGCGTTCAAGATCGCGGGCTCGATGATCCTCAAGGAAGCCGTCCGCAAGGCGGACCCGGTTCTCCTCGAGCCGGTCATGGCCGTCGAGGTCCGTACTCCTGAGGAGTACATGGGTGAGGTCATCGGCGACATCAACTCGCGTCGCGGCATGATCCTTGCCATGGAGGACGCAACGGGCGTGAAGGTCATCCGCGCCACGGTGCCCCTCTCCGAGATGTTCGGGTACGTCGGTGACCTGCGGTCGAAGACCCAGGGTCGCGCGGTGTACTCGATGCAGTTCGACAGCTACGCCGAGGTTCCTCGGAACGTTGCCGACGAGATCATCAAGAAGACCCGGGGCGAGTAA
- the rpsG gene encoding 30S ribosomal protein S7 has product MPRKGPAPKRPLVVDPVYGSPVVTQLINKVLLDGKKSVAEHIVYGALEGVREKTQGDPVVVLKRALDNVRPSLEVRSRRVGGATYQVPVEVRPVRQTTLALRWLTDYSRARREKTMTERLMNEILDASNGLGAAVKRREDMHKMAESNKAFAHYRW; this is encoded by the coding sequence ATGCCTCGCAAGGGTCCGGCCCCGAAGCGGCCGCTCGTCGTCGACCCCGTCTACGGGTCCCCGGTCGTCACGCAGCTGATCAACAAGGTCCTGCTCGACGGCAAGAAGTCCGTCGCGGAGCACATCGTCTACGGCGCCCTCGAGGGTGTCCGTGAGAAGACGCAGGGCGACCCGGTCGTCGTGCTCAAGCGTGCGCTGGACAACGTCCGCCCGTCGCTCGAGGTGCGTTCGCGCCGCGTCGGTGGTGCGACCTACCAGGTGCCCGTGGAGGTGCGTCCGGTCCGCCAGACCACCCTCGCGCTGCGCTGGCTCACCGACTACTCCCGCGCTCGCCGCGAGAAGACGATGACCGAGCGCCTCATGAACGAGATCCTCGACGCGTCCAACGGCCTCGGTGCCGCGGTGAAGCGTCGTGAGGACATGCACAAGATGGCCGAGTCCAACAAGGCCTTCGCGCACTACCGCTGGTAA
- the tuf gene encoding elongation factor Tu has translation MGKAKFERTKPHVNIGTIGHVDHGKTTLTAAISKVLHDKYPDLNPFTPFDEIDKAPEEKQRGITINIAHVEYQTEKRHYAHVDAPGHADYIKNMITGAAQMDGAILVVAATDGPMAQTREHVLLARQVGVPYLLVALNKTDMVDDEEILELVEVEVRELLSAQGFDGDDVPVVRVSGLKALEGDPVWVKSVEDLLEAVDESVPDPVRDIDKPFLMPIEDVFTITGRGTVVTGRVERGKLKVNEEVEIVGIKEKAIKTTVTGVEMFRKLLDYAEAGENVGLLLRGTKREEVERGQVVVKPGSITPHTEFEGQVYILAKDEGGRHNPFYGNYRPQFYFRTTDVTGVITLPEGTEMVMPGDNTEIHVNLIQPIAMEEGLGFAIREGGRTVGSGKVIKIIK, from the coding sequence GTGGGCAAGGCGAAGTTCGAGCGGACGAAGCCGCACGTCAACATCGGCACGATCGGCCACGTCGACCACGGTAAGACGACGCTGACCGCTGCCATCTCGAAGGTGCTGCACGACAAGTACCCCGACCTGAACCCCTTCACGCCTTTCGACGAGATCGACAAGGCGCCCGAGGAGAAGCAGCGCGGAATCACCATCAACATCGCGCACGTGGAGTACCAGACGGAGAAGCGTCACTACGCTCACGTCGACGCTCCCGGTCACGCTGACTACATCAAGAACATGATCACGGGTGCGGCGCAGATGGACGGCGCCATCCTCGTGGTCGCGGCGACCGACGGCCCCATGGCCCAGACGCGTGAGCACGTCCTGCTCGCCCGTCAGGTCGGCGTGCCGTACCTGCTCGTCGCGCTCAACAAGACCGACATGGTCGACGACGAGGAGATCCTGGAGCTCGTCGAGGTCGAGGTGCGCGAGCTCCTCTCGGCCCAGGGCTTCGACGGCGACGACGTCCCCGTCGTGCGCGTCTCCGGCCTGAAGGCGCTCGAGGGCGACCCGGTCTGGGTCAAGTCCGTCGAGGACCTGCTCGAGGCCGTCGACGAGTCCGTCCCGGACCCGGTGCGCGACATCGACAAGCCCTTCCTCATGCCGATCGAGGACGTCTTCACGATCACCGGTCGTGGCACCGTCGTCACCGGTCGCGTGGAGCGCGGCAAGCTCAAGGTGAACGAGGAGGTGGAGATCGTCGGCATCAAGGAGAAGGCGATCAAGACCACGGTCACCGGCGTCGAGATGTTCCGCAAGCTGCTCGACTACGCCGAGGCCGGCGAGAACGTCGGTCTGCTCCTGCGTGGCACCAAGCGCGAGGAGGTCGAGCGCGGCCAGGTCGTCGTCAAGCCCGGCTCGATCACGCCGCACACCGAGTTCGAGGGTCAGGTCTACATCCTGGCCAAGGACGAGGGCGGCCGTCACAACCCGTTCTACGGGAACTACCGCCCGCAGTTCTACTTCCGCACCACCGACGTCACCGGCGTCATCACGCTGCCCGAGGGCACCGAGATGGTCATGCCCGGTGACAACACCGAGATCCACGTGAACCTCATCCAGCCCATCGCGATGGAGGAGGGCCTCGGCTTCGCCATCCGTGAGGGTGGCCGCACCGTCGGCTCGGGCAAGGTCATCAAGATCATCAAGTGA